The genomic stretch ATCTCAGGGAGCCATGGCTCCTGCTGCATGCATCACATTGGAATGAACTGTGGTGGCTCTGCCTTCCGGAGACTTCCGTCTCTGATTTATACACGCTATCAGGCAGTTATCCGATCCAGATGCCTGAAATGCGCTTTGCACTCTGACCATCCTGGACAGGGGTGGGCGGCCTGGGCAGGGTTCCCGTCTCATGAATcagggagcagggtctggggaggggcagccccCCTTCCCTGGGAAATAGTGTGGGACTTGTTCCAGGTGCTTTTCCAGCCCCAGTGCCTCTGGGCCCCAGGGAAGGCGTGTGGAGCTAGTGGTggggtgtgggggcggggccgccgtccagcctccctccagcctcaggTTCCTGACCTACACATGGGTACTGCCTGTCCCTCCTCACTCACCCAAGTACCATGGGGCCCAATCAGCCCAGAAAGGACCCTCTGCCCACCAAGAGCTTATGAGGCCATGGGCCAAGTGCTCAGTGGTGGGTGGATATGGGACAATTGGCCACATTGGGCCCTCCTGCTGAGACCACCCCTGTGTGGGGCCCTGGTGTGTGACATGGTGCTACAGGGCCACCCTGTACTCCTGTTCCCTCTATTTCCAACCTGGACCTCTGAACACTTCCAGaagctgccccttccctccacccttaCCTATCATCTCTCTCCTGGCGGCCCCCATAAGGTACTCTCCATGGGGAAGCCACAGGGACACTGTGAACACCTGGGCCAGATGGCATCTCCTGTGTTGGCTTCTTCCCAAGGCACCCAGTTCAGGGTCAAAGCCACACCCTCTACGGCCCAGCACCTCGCCAGATCGCACACATCCCCCATGGGCCTACAGCACCCCACACATCcccctggggctcaggggccTACATGACTACCCCTCTCATGGCATTGACCAGGCCTGGTCTTCATGGCACAGCCAGGTTTGAGAAGGACAAACGGAGGCTACTTCCCTCTGGCCGTCATGGAAGCTGACCGGGACCATCATGGTGCCACCACAACTTGGTGGCCTGGGAACCTGCCCCCTTCACACACTCATCAGCTGGAGGCCCCAAGGGTGCCAGTGCCCTGATGGCCTGGGCCTCCCTCATCCAGGACCCACCCACctgagcctccctccctccctttctcccactGTGGGTCTACTGCCTGGCCTGCTCCTGCTCACCGGGCAGATGAgactgcccccaccccgcccctcacAAGCAGCCCTGGGCCAGTCCTTGAATGACACCACCACTGCCCGGATCATGGAATCGTGGCGTGAATTCCTGGATGGGCTGCTGAAGAGCCCACTATGTGCCCACACCTGGTCAGACAAAGATGGAGGGGGATCCccaaggggagggagggtgtcAGAAGAGGTGACCCAGCAGGCAGGGACATAGAGTGGGGCACTCACCCACCCACatgcccaccccagccctgcccagcagaAGGCACAGTCCTTCCCACTGGGTGATGCCAGGTGCCCACCCCTCTGCAGAGCAGCCTCAGTGAGTGAGGGGTACCTGGCCTCCCGTCCACCCCCAAGTCAGGGCACCCCAGGCGACCTTACCTGGTGTTCTCAGATGAGCCAAATCTCAGAGCCTCCAAGGGCAGGCAGGATTTGGCCGGGCCTCAGATACGGTCCCGGAACTTCAAGAGTAAAATACCATTTAGGTTAACACAGACCAGAGCCCATTTCCCACCCCAAACCAAGGTTGAAGGCGACCTCTCATCCCCAGCTAGGGGTGTGTCTGCAAAGAATGACCACAAACTGGGGTCATGTCCCAAAGACATAGGCCCCAGTTTCCTCCAATGGCGTGAccacagggcctgggggaggggctgggaggactGGGGGAGCCCAAAGCAGCGAGTGCCAGGGGTGCCccaggccgggggcgggggggtgtccTGCTGGGAATGAGGCAGGGTCTGGGTGTTGGAGGACCTGGCCACCGAGATTCCTTTCTGAGGCCGCGTGGGTCCCTCCATATTCACCAGCTGCTGGAGCTTCTGCAGCTTCAGTCTTCCTTCCTCACGGGCTCAGACCAGCCCTGCCCTGTGGGAGGAGCCCGCACTGGCAGACTGCCCTGCCAGGCCAGGCAACACTGGCCCACGGTCCTGAATTCCATCAAAGAACAACAAACTGACATTCCAGCTGAACCCAAACTTGCCTAAATTCCAACCCTGGAGCCCATCTCAGGTTCCCTGTCCCTAGAGGAAGGTGCCGGCCTCCACGCAGAAACAAAGACCCCTGACTGGCAGGGTCTCTGTCCTGAGGCCATACCTGGCCCCCACCCAGGACCCCAGCCCATGCCCTAACCCTCCACCCAGGCTCTTCCTGCACCTCACAAGGGCCtcaccatcctccctgggcttgtgacCCACAATCAGGCAAGTTTTTCAGCAGCCCTGACACAATCTATAGTAGGGCTGGGGTCTCCCAACCCTGCCCCACCCAGGAAGCAGGTGTTTCCCCAACTTGCCTAGCCATTCTTGCAAACCTTGCTTCTCATGCCCAAGGTGAATGACCCCCTGAAATTTAGAGGGTCTTTCGGGATTTGTGCCCTGACCTTGACCTCAAATCTCATACCGCAGCCAGAAAACCCCCTCCTCTCCCatgccctgcccagccccagaaGGCCTCCAGCCTCACCTGAGTCAGATCTCTTCCTGGCTCTATGGAATGGTGGTCATGCCCAGCTCATCCGAGAGGTGCCCAGGCTGAGAGGGGTGCAGGCTTACTGGGAAGTGGCTTTTAACCTCATCCCAAAGGGTGTGCCCTTGGATCTGCTGGACCTGGCCACACTGTCATGTCCATCACCTGGGTTGGGCGGGGCAGATACTGGACTCTGCCAATGTTTGAAAGCAGCTGAGGCCTCAGGAGGCCACGGGGCCCCCAGGCCCTGCTTGGGAACCTTGCCAGGCCTACCCAGGCCCCAGGGATGGGCGTGGTGCCAGAGAAGGTACCCCTTGTCACCATGGCAGTGCCCACGCACAGTGTGCTGACTCCAGAATGCCCTTGGGGGTGAGGCACAACCCGGCCCCCTGCCCCAACTTCTACCGTTGTAGCTGCAGCCCTGCCCACCTACCCTGCACCTGTGGGCCATGCTCTGCCACCCCTGCTCTGAGGTCCTCAAGTGCACCGTGGGCCTCCTCATTCTTTGGCCTCTACTCCGTCCTGAACTCAGAAGCCCCCAGCTCCAGCCGAGGCCATGCTCCAGGCAGAAACTGATCCTCCCAGCATTACGTGGGGGTTTGGGGACGTGCACAGACAGAGCTCACAGGGGGCCTCAGGTCCTTCCCATCTGTGCAGGAGCCAGGGTCTGAATGCCAATTGCCAGAGCACAGAGCAAGGCCTGGCTGACAAGGAGCCAGCTGGAGCTCCAGTGCTGTCTTTGGAACCTCTGAGGAGAGTATCTATCCTCAGGACTCCTCCAAGGGTGATGTTGGTCAAGAAATCCAATCCTAAAGCATGAGGGCCTCTGTTGCCACCCTTTGCCTCCTGACTTGGGTAGCACCAAGTCCCGGGCTCCCGGGGCAGCTCCTCCAGAGGTCCTGAGAAGACGTTCAGGGAACCAGACAGCGAGGAGGCCAAGTGAGCCTGGGATCTGGGCACTTCGCAGGGGGGCTGCTAGGGAAAGACCCTCGTCAGAGTCTCCACCCCCCGAGGCAGGGCTGACAGAGGATGGGCTGTCCGGACTGGACCATGAAGGGCAGACAGGGAAGGACGCAGTCACATGGCTGGGGGAGCACCCCTGTTTCCAGGACAAGAAGATGGTTTCAATCCCGGCAATCCTGTTCACTCTCATGGGGACCTCACAGTTTTTTATTTCAGGACATTCACATGtgttaaaacaggaaataaagtATGTGAGAAACAGCATCCCCCACACACTCCCGGGGCCGTAGGCTCTTCCTGCAGCCTCAGCCCCACCCGCCTCCACAcagccctggggagggacccccaGGCATAGCCCACGTCCTGTCCAACCCCTGCATTCCTGGGCTGCTTGTTCTCTGAAGCATTTTAACACGTGCACAGacgcacacatacgcacacacacgtatgggcacacacatacatgcttGCATACACGCACCAGGGCTGGGCTCCGAGGTCCTGTGTAGCAGCCGGCACTGTGTGGGCTCACAGGGCACAGTGGTAAAGGTGGGGGGTTGTGGTTGGAGTTTTGAGCAATTCTGGCCAGGGCTCGTGTGCAGTGCATGACGCTTCCCAGGCCGGGATCCCACCCATAGCTGCCATCCCGACACACAGAGGGGCAGAGGTctgcccagggtcccacagctGGTGAGCACAGGTCTGTCCCACTCTGCAGCTGGGTGTCTGGGACCAGCCTGGTGGGGAAATGTGATCCATAACTTTCCATCTTTCTTAGACCCACTCAGGCCTGGGTGTGACTGTACAGTTGAGCTCGGTCACAAATGCTGGGGGTCTGTCATCACCCTCTGTGGAGCTGACCCTAGTCGTCTCACCTCCCCTTCTATTTGGGAAACACAGTCATAAGTGCCACTTGCCTCTTTCCGGGACCATGTTGTTGAAGCAGCCGGCATGGCCACACTGCTGTCCGAAACCCACACTGACCACGGTGTCTGTCCCAGAGAGGGCTCCGGCCCCCCCTGACGCTCCAAGTGGCCGGTGTGATGGGCCAGGGTGTCGCAGGCCTCAGGAGGCAGTATGTTTTGACTACCTGTTCCAATTCCGACTCGATCATCCTGGAGGCTCTGAGGCCTCTGACTGAGGTCAGGCTGCCCAGGAACTCTTGGGCACTGGTGGACTTGGGTAGGTGGCTTTTGTGGACTCAACTCCCTGGCAGCTGCCCTGTGTTATGCCCCCACTGCCCACCACCCTTGCCACATGGAAGTGCCCCAGCCGGCTTATGGCCCCAGGAATGGCTATCCCTGGAGcctgtcctctcctcttcctgtccCAGCAGGGCCTGGTTTTCCCCCCTTGCGGCCTCAGCATCTGGCACCTCCATGCGCCTCTGTAGGTGGAAGAGATTTTAAGGAGGATGGACAGGGAGGGAAATGACCAGAGGTGGGGGGACATCCCTCGGTCACAGGACCCCCCCGTCCCCCTAGCCCACTGTTGAGGACCTCTCTCCAGAAAGCATACTGCTTCAGGAACACCCTGTCAAGGCCAGCTAGAGTAAGGAGGACAGAAGCTCCCCCAGACCAGAAGCTCACCTTAAGGCCTTAACATCAAACACACAAAATGGCTTTATTTGTGCTTTCCACAAAGGCTGTTTCTGCACCAGAAAAGGAATGAGGTTGACTTCAGAAGTTCAGTACAACTCAAATACGTGACAGAAGTCACGTGCCAATGTTTTAATCCATTCAAAGGAGCCCCCCCCTCCGCCGTGGCTGCCCTTGGAAGACCCCTGTCCCCCAAGTGCCACCATGTCGGCCAGCTAGCTGTTCCAGGACTCACAACCAGCTGGTGCTATGCAAGTGAGTCGGGACCCGGGATCAGGGCCCAATGCTTTCATCccaagagagacaaagagaggccCCACAGAGGGCTGTGGCAAACACAGCGAGGCCGAGATGCAAACTCCTTTCTTGGCCCCCTTACTTCTGTTACTGCCACCTTCAACCTTGCCGTGGACGTGAAGTTATCAGAAGGGTCTCATCCTCTTCAGTTACATCCATCCACCCCTTGCAGATAAGTGGCCACCTTCAGCAGGGTCGTGAAGGGGCCTTACGGGTTGGTGTATTTTATATGGCTCGGGGGGACCATCTCTGGGATGGTGACCGGCAGGGATGGGCTCCAAAGTGAAATTCTCATCCTCCTGGCACTGAGTGAGTGGAGCCATCAAAAAGGGAACACGAGAAGGAGCCGGAAGGCATGGCAGACAGGGATGGCCATCCCGAGGGCTCGAGCAGacatgggggcaggggcagcttAGGACAGGTGGAAGCAAGCACCTTCAAGgactgaggggtgtgtgtgtatgtctatgtaCCTCATTGTATGGTAGATGGGTGGACAGATCATAGGGTAGCTAGATGATAGTTTGAGAGATGTGTAGGTATGGGTGTAGACGTTGTGGATGgctggacagacagacagacagaaagacagagaagttGAGATAGATAGTGTATGggttgtgttgtgtgtgtgttagggttCCATAGTGGTTGAAACCATGGGCTTTGAAACCCAACAGACCTGCGTTTGAGTGTCAGACCTACTGATCACTGTCCATAGGACCATGAATGCTCATGCAGACTTAGTTTCCTTACTTCCCAAGTGACCCATGTGtatagtgtgtatgtatgtttatgaTGCCATGACCCATTTGTCAGTGAGGAGCCAAGTTTGCTATGTGACTTCTTATTATTATCTGtgggccaggcaccgtgctagtGCCTAATCCATAAAACAGACACAGACCCCTGTCCATAAGGACACCTTCCAGCAGGGAGACAACAGCACGATCAAGAGGCCGTTCACAGATTGTCCTGTCGAACTCAGGCCAGGGCAGGTTGGGCCAGCAGGTGCCAAGTGGCCTCAGTGAGAAGGATACCATGGAGAGCATTCCAGGTTCCTGGCCCTagcaaggaagaggagaaggagggaggccaGGGTAGGGAAGACACAGAATCCAAAATTCCCTCAAGACCAGGCAGGGGCACCCCAAGTGCCTGAAATACACTTTTATACTATCTCAGGGGAAACAGGGCTCCAAATTGGAGTCAGcttcataaaaaaacaaacacacaaaaagctaTGCCCTGTCTTGGTCGCTGGAGATGCAGTGAGAGAGGCACGGCGTGTGGAAGGGTCTGCTCTGATGAGAAGCAACGAGAGAAACTAGAAGACCCACCCAAGGGCTCtcaaaggcagacagacagagggacaaaGGAAGGCTCGGGGGCTTCTGGTCTCCAAACATCTGAACACACAGAGAACACAGACACCGACACAACTTACCAAGGACATGACAGAAGGGAATGGAGCTACTGGTTCCTGGGATTTCTGTCTGAGGAGCGAGGGGTCGCAGAGTGGCAGGTGGAACCCTGTTTACAGCCGTCAGCCCCAGGGCTGCTGCCCCTGAGTCAAAGTGTGAAATACCCATCACCAATGCTTTAAAAACACAGCACTGTGGCAGCTTGCGTGGGCTGTGACCAAACAATCCCAACCTTATTTTCCACAAGCACCAACAGATGTTTAAACTTGGGGTGGAATGTCTAGGACCGAAACATTTCTCAAGCGGGGCCCCTGGAGCAGCTCCAGGGGGCTCAGGCCCATCGGCCTGCGCTGCTGTTCTAAGCCCGCCCTTCACACGTCAGGAATGTCAAACAGAGCTGACCTCAGCGCTGTGGAGAGCCCCACTCCAAACAGCCCTCGGCCGGCCCTCCAGCAGCAGGCAGGCTCGGGGTGTTTGTCTAATTCAAAGCAAACTAGTTGGGCGGTATATTATTTCTCCAACCCAACAGGATCGAAGCTGCATGTACCGTGTGTTACTATTGCTTCCTGCCGAGCTCCGGGGCTCGGCCGAGCGCACGCCTTCCTCAAGCCCGCTCAGCACATTTAACAAGTGAAAACGAGAGGGTTGTTTCCGCTGTCGCTCAGGCAATCAGCGGACAGCTTCCGCGAGTAACTCTGCCACACGCCACCCCCGCCAGCAACCACCGCAGCCGGCCCTGCCGTGCTCGCGAGGCCCTCCGTCTCTTGAGGACGAGACCCCGGTaattctccccctgctcccctccactGGGCCACTTAGCAGCGCTTGCCCCGGCCCACCCCCACAGCCCCGCGGCCACGACGACGGACTTACAGTCCTAACCATGAGCCCCTCAGAGCTGTCCTGCCAGCtccatctcctctcctcctgACCTCTCCTGAGTACTCTCCGGCCGGGCCTTTATCTCCCCTGGCCCACCAAAAATGCTCTTACTCAGTCAACGACCGTCACTGTGCTAAATCCAGGGGGTCAATCTCCAGCCCTCGTCCTGGAGGGTCAGCAGCATGGGTACAGAGTGGTACCCCCCATTCAGGAGCCGTGCTGGTCCTGGGGCTCCTGCGACACCCACttcccggcccccggcccccatcACCAGCAGCTGTCGTGCTGCCTCACTGTTGCCTTGGCGGGTCTCCCCATCAGCATGGctcctgtattagtttcctattgctgctgtaatcAATTACCACAATTTTCATGctttaaaacaacacaatttcatcatcttacagttctggagatcagaagtccaaaatgggtttcACGGGCTACATCAGGTGTCAACAAGATGGCCTCCTTCCGGAGACCACAGTGCACtcccttgcctttcccagcttgCATTGACCcggtccccctcccctcccccaccttcgaATCCGCCATCTTGTCCCTGACGTTGCTTGCGTCCTCACATCTCCCCTCCCTCTTATGCGGACTCTCAGACTGcattgggcccacctgggtaATCCGGCAGTCTCGCAGTCTCAAAGTCCTTCATTTCATCACAGCTGCACAACTCCCTCTGACACAGACTACAGAAGCAGATTCACAGGTTTGGGGGACGAAGACGTGGACATCTGTGGTAGTTATTTTTCTCCTGACCGCAGTCTCCCCTCTGGCCTCCAAAGATTCCCATGCAAACCCTCACATGTAAAATACATTCACCCCATCCCACTATCCCTAGAAGTCTTACACGTTACAATATCAAGTcgaaatcccccccaaaaaaccccaaaacctcatTTGAATCTAATCAATTCAAAAGTCCCAAATCCCAAATAAGAAATCCCTTCTGATACATACTTCCTCTCCATCTATAAACATGTACAAGTCAAGAACAAGTTATCCGCTCCCAAAATACAGTGTTGGAACAGGCATATGTTGACGATTAGAGACATTCCCAttcaaaaagggagaaaacaaagagaaaagggagccACCAGTTCCAAACAATTTCAAAACCCGGCAGGCAAATATTACATTTCCAGGCCTGAGTGTATTCATGTCTTTGGTTCCTGCTCTGCCCTCTGGGCTCACGGCCCCCCTCTTGGATTACCCTTCCTCTTTTCATGaaggggagcatgtctgcagctAAGCAGTTTTATCTGCCTGCTTCCTGCCTGCAGAATTATGAGAAGTTCAAAAATCTGCTTTCACCTTTCATGTTATCGTCTCAGTTCCAAATGCTGTGTTCCTGCTGACGTCACCTTCTCAAGAACTCTGTGAGCCTCCCGTCTATGTCACAGGGCCTCGCACCACCTGACGCGAGCGTCCACTATGGGTCTTTCCTGGACAACCCCGTTTCCGCTGTGGGCTTCTGCTGAGATTGCTGCGGGTCCTGGAGTCATGCACTCGTCTCTCCAGAGAGGCTCTGTGGTCGAATATTCTGCTGGTTCCTTCCAACGTACCAGCATAGGGCTGTCCAGCCACACCCTTGGCTTTCATTCCGGAGCTCAAAGACACACATcctgcacacatatatacacacggccacagcacacacacgcacacgcatgcacacacgtacacggTACTGTCTGTgatcacacatgcacacacacactgctccTTGTGCACACACAAGCCTCAGAACACGCGTGGACACACAGCATTGCAAGCACACATcctgcacacatatacatacatggccacagcacacacacgcacacgcatgcacacacgtacacggTACTGTCTGTGatcacacgcgcacacacacactgctccTTGTGCACACACAAGCCTCAGAACACGCGTGGACACACAGCATTGCAAGCACACATcctgcacacatatacatacatggccacagcacacacacgcacacgcatgcacacacgtacacggTACTGTCTGTGatcacacgcgcacacacacactgctccTTGTGCACACACAAGCCTCAGAACACGCGTGGACACACAGCATTGCAAGCACACATcctgcacacatatacatacatggccacagcacacacacgcacacaggttGCCCAACCAATGGTGCACTCCGTGGCTTGTggctgcaccccccacccctgctctgcctCCATGTGGCTTCTCCTATCTGAAATCTCCTCCCCTCTTTTGTAAGGACACATGCCACTgactcagataatccaggatgtTCTCATCTCCAGACCCTTAACTTcattacacctgcaaagacccaTTTGCTAAGTAAGGTCCCATCCAGATTCTGGGAATTAAGAAAGGGATGCATCTTTCTGGGGCCAAGTCAGCCTACCACAGACAGTGTGCTGAATGCTGCTTATGGAAATGTCCAGCACAACAAGCAAGGACATGAGAAGGCAGCTGCAGGTGTAGTAATAAGAGCTGTTGGTTGTTTCTAGAGCCTGTGAGCTCCACAGGGCAGGGATATGTCCTCCTGCCATCATTGACACCCAGACCCCAGCCTGCCTGGGGGTGGCTGGCTGGACGCTTCTCTGGCTCCCTGAGGCTGGGTTGCTCAGGCTGCAGCCTTccacctgcccctctgcttgcccAGATCCAGTGTCTCCCTTGAGATGTGCGATGCGAGGGACATGAGAGTGCGTCCATGACTAGCACTCAGTACCGAGGACCGTGCTGGATTCAGTGCCCCTGCACCCACCCAGATGGAGGGGAAACAAAGGCTTGAGATGTGGTGTCTGTCAGTGTCTCTCTCAAGGCAAGCACTTCGAGGACAGGCCATCTGTCTATCCTGGGTGCCCGAGGGGGATGCCCCCCTCCCATGCCACAGCAGAGAGAGCTGCAGCTCGGGGCCTCTGAGGAGCAGCCTGCCGGGACAGTTCATGAGAGCAGGTAAGTGGTGATGCCAGGCTGGCCCAGCCCTGCACTCCATCCTTCCACCTGGGCTCTGCAAACCAAGGGCTTCAGGACCAGAGGGACGGGGCCACCTTGAGGCCATGGCTTTGGAAAACCTCATCTCGAGCTAAGCCTTCGCCCTTTAGCCCATCCTGCAGCCCATCCTGCGGCAGATGGCTTCCCCCCTGGCTGCCCCACTGCCCCGGCTTGTGGAGTGTCGGCAGAAGGCTGGTGAAGCAGTTCTGAACACAGGTTTCAGATGCAAGACGTGCTTCTGCTCATCCTCTTGTACCCCTGGCCTGCTCCACGAGAAGGACATGTCAAGGGGAGCTGGTGGCTCTCCATCCGGGTCCCGGAGAGACAAGGAGCAGACCTGAACCCCACCTGGGGCCTGAGGCAGACTCTGCCGTCGACACAAACGTGTAATTGAGAAACAAACATTTCTTCTAAACCACGGGCATTGGTGGGTCCTTCACCACACAGAGCTAGGTACCAAAATGCTGCCACGATAAAGCCTGAAACATATGGGCCTGGCTGACGGGCTCATGGAGAAGCTGTTTTAGGGAGCTGCAAAACGACAACTCTGTGTTACGTAATTGTGACAAAACCAGGGAGACTGGTTCCTGCAATAAACCCAGGAAACAGGAAACACACCTAACACAGTCCTGCTTCGGGCAAAGAGCTTTCCAAGCAAAATATCACCAGGGTAAATTAGTTGTTACCACTGCATTTGATAAAGTATCTCAAGAGAAAAATGAGCTCAGAAAGGAATGGGCAAACTTACAGCAGAATTGAGAGGAAATGCAGGGAGCCCAGAAATCCTGGCACTTGCAAGATTAAACATCGAGGCCGTTTTTCAaccaattatgaataaaatggaGACTGGAGACTCAGCATCGGGGGTGGGGGAACCCGGCACAGACCCCGGCCTCTAGGCCAGTCTGCTCTGGATGACATTCCCAAACGGCTGCTGGCTGCTGTCCAAGGCGCCTGAAAACAGGGGCCACTCTGATGAGTGGGTGCCTCTGCCACCCGGGGGTTTTGCCATCAGGGCTCCTCTCTGTGTTTTCGGCAACTGGAACAGCCCTGAGCCGTGGCCGTGTCCGCCATCCTGTTATGAAGGAAATACGCCCAGGGGAAGGGGTGTGAGCTGATGCAGAGACAATAAACAGAGGTGTGCCAAGAGGGCAGCGGGATGCACAGGGCGGGGAAAGTCGCTGCCCACAGACACCAGCATCTCTGTCAGCGAGGGCTTTCATTCCACGCCCACCTTAGCCAGGCCACGGGAAGCAGGATGGGGCAGGAGGGTGTCCACCCTGGATCCAGGAGCCTTCTGCCCCTACTCTTGTCAGGAGACCTTCTGTGGCCTCCGCCCCCTTGACCTGCCAGGAACCCGGCGTCCCACACATTTGCTGAGCCAGCCCTGTGAACAGGGCTCATCCTAGGAAGGGAGGCGCTTCTGGGAGCCGTGGCCACCACTTCCAGTCTGAGGAAGGCTTCgtggaaagcaaaagaaagtcTGGGGTTTGGAACCAGATCTGGTTCAAATCCTGCTCAGTCCCTTCCTGactgtgtggccctgggccagTCACTTCACTCTGAGCCTCGATACCGCGGGAGAGAACCAGAAACGCTAG from Ursus arctos isolate Adak ecotype North America unplaced genomic scaffold, UrsArc2.0 scaffold_24, whole genome shotgun sequence encodes the following:
- the LOC130544733 gene encoding uncharacterized protein LOC130544733, giving the protein MESYGSHFPTRLVPDTQLQSGTDLCSPAVGPWADLCPSVCRDGSYGWDPGLGSVMHCTRALARIAQNSNHNPPPLPLCPVSPHSAGCYTGPRSPALVRVCKHVCVCPYVCVRMCASVHVLKCFREQAAQECRGWTGRGLCLGVPPQGCVEAGGAEAAGRAYGPGSVWGMLFLTYFISCFNTCECPEIKNCEVPMRVNRIAGIETIFLSWKQGCSPSHVTASFPVCPSWSSPDSPSSVSPASGGGDSDEGLSLAAPLRSAQIPGSLGLLAVWFPERLLRTSGGAAPGARDLVLPKSGGKGWQQRPSCFRIGFLDQHHPWRSPEDRYSPQRFQRQHWSSSWLLVSQALLCALAIGIQTLAPAQMGRT